Below is a window of Candidatus Bathyarchaeota archaeon DNA.
TCTAGGATGCGGAGGGAAACCGAAGCGGCTTGGACCCAAAGAAGCGCCAGCATCCAAAAGGATCTTCACGTCGGGGGTCTCCACGCAGGTGCACATCGACCTGACGCCGAGACTCTCCGCAGCCAGCGGAACAACCCTGATTTTTTTAAGCATTCACGCTCAACACACCGTTTCTATCAACTATACGTTTTTATGTAGGATTTACATTTAGTTTTGCTCGGTGGGCGATGACGACTCTGGCCCCACTGATTTATGATTGTGATCTTGAGTGCGGGAGCCCACTCTTATTATTAATGGAAATGATGTTTCGGAGTACACTTCTTGAGATGACGCCAAGATATAAAGTATGATATGCTCCTTTTTTGTCGAAGCATGTGCTGATCTTTCCTATCTTTAATTAGGGTGTGCATGTGTGTGCGTGTAATCATTTTCAAGGTTGAGGACCAAATAATCACTTTTCGTGATACGGTAAAGAAATAAGAGATCACTGCTGACATTATTAATGATTGATATGCCTTGGAATTGGCGACAGCCGGTAACTTGGATTTTGAAAGTTAATCTCATCTTTTTGGTAATTGACCTTTTGTTACTACCATTTTTATCGTTATTTCTTGGGGTTAGCGTGCTCAGTTTGGTGAAAGCAGGTTTTTTTCCTACGATGCTGCTTCTTAATTGCGGCATTATTTTTTTGGCAGGCGGACTGTTAGCAATGTTTTCCTCGATTTTTCCAAGTAAAATCAGGGAATATATCTTTCATTCTGATGAGAAGTGGTCTCAAGAAACACAGAAAAAGAGTGAGACAAAGGCTAATTTGTACATCTTGACAGGGATCATTTTGTTTCTAGAATCCCTTGTTTCGACTTATCTGATTCTGTGACTACTTGAATACAAAAAAAGGGTGCGGAAGGCCCAATCAGAGCCTTTTTCTTGCCATATATATAGCGACTACCAATGCAACTGCAATAACTAGCGCCGCAACAGCTACATATGTCATCGTGTTTACTGAACTCTGCAGTGCGTCTATTTGACTGCCCAACGTATCCAATGTTTCAGAGTTGTCCACTATTAGGTCGTGGAGTGGTGTCAACGCATCGTCAAGCGAGGATACGTTTATCATCGCAAGATATTTCCATTGAGCAAGCTCTTCTACCGGATATGCCAGACGATCAAAGAGGTAGTAATAGAATGTTCCTGTGCTTGGGGGCGTTACAGTGAAACTGTACCAACCGTATATGTCTGTGGTTGTTCGATCTATCATTGTGGAGGTTGTGTTGAATGTTGCGTTGTTAGTGGTTTGCATCAACCTGAGCTCTCTGTCGGCTGCGACGTTCCCAGTATTTGGATCTGTATAGATTCCTGAAAAGGCGGTTGACATTCCGAGTAAGAATGAAGGAAATGTCGGCTTAGGAGGTGGACCAGGAACCGCGTAACCTGCCTTCTCCAAGTATTCTTTAGCCTTCGATAGATCGTATGGTCTTGCAGTTATCGAGGCGTTGTAGAAAGGATATGTTGGTAACCAGTATGTTGTTGCAGGTTGTCCATAGCCTGCCATTAGGTTGTCGATAATGAGTTGTCTTGGAACGGCGTAGTCAATTGCAAGTCTCACGTACTTGGCTGCTTCTGCAGCTCTCGTTGGATCAGACTGACCCAACGGAGTGTCTATTCCAGTGCCGAAGACTGGGTGTTGATGGTTGTAACCGACTTCTTGTCTACCTGTGCCTTCATTAAGCAACACCTTGCCCCATGCTGGGTCTATGGTTGGAATGTCCACTTGAATCTGGTATTGAGGATCCAGTATGTCGACTTGTTCATTCTTCAACGCTGCCAGAGCTGGAGTCTTGTCGGCGATGAATCTAATGTAATAGTCCTCCACTTCGAACAATCCATCGGCTTCCAGAGCCGTTCTATTCCAATAGTCAGTGAATTTTTCGAGATGGACAAGCTGTGCAACTGGATTGAAGTCTACCCATTTGTAAGGGCCAGTTCCTACAGGTCCAGTATATGTAGTTCCGCCTATGTCTATTGATCCGTCACCAGTGTTGAACGGGCTGTCAGTCCAATCTGCGGGGGCCATTTCCCCAAAGATGTGTTTAGGAATGATGTTGTTGGCGAAGCCTAAGAGGTATGGGTCAAAGTATCCGTAGGGCTTACCAGGGAGCAATTCAGGAAGCCAGATCTCAATAGTAGTCGCGTTCACCGCTGTTATGTTGCCTACTCTGGTACCCGTTCCTAAAATTGTTGACGAACTGTCTGCATATGTGAATTTGACATTATCTCCATAGGCCTGTGTGTAGGTTCCTTGGTGCTGCGTACCTGCGGCGGGGTTCATGAGAGCCCATATAGAGAACACAATATCATCTGCAGTGAAGTCTTCTCCATCATGCCATTTTACACCAGTTCTACAGGTCCAAGTCCATTTGAAACCATTTTCACTGACCTCCCATTTCGTCAGCAAGTTGGGATCGGTATAGTCGGAAAGATCGGGCTTCACCATAACCAAACCGCCGAAGATATTTGCAGCTATGATAGTGTCGTACCAGGAGTTAGACAGAGGTGGGATCAATGATTCAATTTCGCCAGTAGAAGCGTAGACTACTGTGCTTTTGCCTGTAAGCATTTCAGGATTGGGTTGTGCATTGAAGTAAAGCCAACCTTCGCCGCCTGGGCTTGCACCTAACGCCGGGCCTCCCAATTCAGGAGTAACTGCAGTAGGTGTGCTCGAATAGAAGATTTGAGAGGCTGGCAATTCGTTGTAAAAGATTGTCTGCAACCTCTTCGAAACTTCATCTCGCTCGGTTGTATTAGCTGTGGTCAGAAATATATCCATGAGGTCATTGGCTTCCGTGTTGTTGAATAGATAGTAGTTATTTCCGGTCGGTGCGAAGCCTTCTTCGCTTCCGTAATATAATTGACTGGGTTCAGGAATCAATCCTGGTGTCCAACCTACCAACTGAATGTCAAAGCCACCTTCAGCGTAAGGCTTGCCCACATTCGCTTCTGGAGGTGTGAAAACGCGATCGTAAACGCTTGCCCAGCCCAAATATACTACTCTAGCATCGATTCCTAGCTGTATCAACGAGTTTGCAATTATCTGTCCCCACTGGCGCCTCAACATATTTGCATTTCCAGGAGCAATTATTGTAACACTGAATAATGTTTCATCTTGTGCTTTTGCCATGTTTAGTGGTAACACAGTTAAAGTCAACAGCGTGACCAACGATAGTATTAGCAATACTTTTTTGGAGTTTCCCATAATTTTCACCATTTTCCTTTTCGCGACTACCCATATTTACGATTTCTACTTATATAGTTTAAGATATGCTACTTCACAAAAGATATAAACTCAGGTAGCTAAAACTTTCTATAGAACCGAATCAAGTGAGATGGACATTGTTGAGTTCTGGTAAATCCATTACCAGAAGGTTTTCATCGCTTCTGGGCAGCGCAATGTTCAGATACATTGTTAGACGGCTACTCTACATGATTCCTGTATTCTTAGGCATCTCCATAATCAGTTTCTTTGTAATGTACGCAGCAGGAGATCCTCTCAACATAATTAGACTCGGAAGACCAAACATAACTCAGGAAACCATAGATGCACTAAAAGTGTATTATGGTCTTGACAAGCCGATACCCATACAATATTTGACTTGGCTCACAAACCTACTGCAATTCAACTTCGGAAAGTCTCTGTATGGTGGCAGACCCGTGAACTTCCTCATAGGAAGCTGGGTTTGGGAAACAGTTAAACTTCAGCTAATCTCAATTCTACTGGCCTTTGCTATATCCATACCCATAGGAATAAACTCGGCAAAGAAACAATACTCAAAACAAGACATAGCCGTTACATCCATTTCCTTATTTGGAGTTTCAATGCCCACCTTCTGGCTAGGGCTCATATTGATAATAATATTTTCATTTCAGCTAGGATGGCTACCTTCAGCAGGCGCATATGGAGCACCATATCTTTGGTGGGACAATCCAATCTTGGACGAAATAGCACATCTAATACTACCAGTCACCGTCCTTGTTTACGTCATGTTGGCTCAAAACATTCGCTTAATCCGAGCAAACATGCTCGAAATCTTGAGATCGGACTATATTCTTGCAGCTAGAGCAAGCGGATTAAGCGAACGTAAAGTAGTATACAAGTACGCCTTGAGAAACGCCATCGGCCCTGTGATCACATATCTTGGGATTTCATTGGGAGCGATAATAGCTGGTGCGCCAATGACGGAATACGTGTTTAACTGGCCAGGTCTTGGCCGTAGATATGTTGATGCCGCCATGAGGTTAGACTTCCCTCTCGTGATGGGGATTAACATGATAATAACTGTGATGACTTTGATCGCGACCCTGATAATAGACATATGTTATGTCTACATAAACCCGAGAATAAGAATCAGGTAGATAAAGAAATGGCCTCAAACAAAATAGGACAGAAAAAGAAGGGGAAATCCAAGCGAAGGGGTGCCAGCCAGTGGGCTGTAGCTTGGAGAAGATTTAAAAGAAATAAGGCAGGCATCTTTGGCCTAGTCATTGTAATGGCTGTGTTCTTCGTTGGAATCTTTGGGAGTTTTTTTGCGCCCTACCCAGCTAGGCCAGATCCACATGCCTATGATCCTTTCTATGATATAGATCCTATTACTGGGATAGGAGATGTCCGTAAACCGCCAAGCTGGATGGATCCTGAAGAACCAAATAGCTGGAAATACCTCTTTGGAACAACACCTATAGGCACAGATGTCTTCAGTGACATAATTCACGGAACAAAGTATACAGTTTACGTAGGGGTTTTAGTGACCGTCATCACCATGGCTTTGTCCATCGCTGTTGGAGCCATAGCTGGATTCTACGGACGTTGGGTTGACAATATTCTGATGAGGATCTCTGAAGTGTTTCTGGTTTTTCCATCCTTGCTGCTTATTCTAGTATTTGTCAGAATATTTACAGTATCAGTAGGGGAACCATTCTTGAACATTCCAATAATTAACATTCAAATTCCAACAGGCCTCACAATCGTCATAGTGATTCTAGGTTTGTTCAACTGGGCATCAAATGCAAGAATGATACGCGGTGAATTCCTCAGAGTTAGAGAACTCGAATTCATAGAAGCTGAAAGAGCGTTAGGAGCTGGTAATATTAGAATCATTTTTAGACATATCCTGCCCAATCTTATGTCGTCTATAATAGTCGTTTCAAGCCTGACAATTGCCTACGCAATCTTGTTAGAAGCTGCAGTGAGTTTCCTCGGGTTCGGAGACGCAAACACGATAACTTGGGGACAGATTCTTCAAGAAAACTTCTCAGAGATGAGAATCGTTTGGTGGGCGGAGGTCTTCCCGGGTATAGCCATCTTATTAACAGTATTTGGTTTCAACTTGCTTGGTGACGGCTTATCCGATGCTATGAACCCAAGACTCAGAGATTAGGGGAGTGCATGCAAATGGCGGAGACCTTACTGAACATCGAAGGATTGAAAACACACTTCTTTACTGAAGCGGGAATAGTCAAAGCTGTGGACGGCATCTCTTTCAACTTGAAAAAGGGTGAATCCCTAGGACTCGTAGGTGAATCTGGGTCTGGAAAAACAGTAACAGCCCTCTCTGTGCTCAGAATAGTTCCAAAACCTGGCAAAATTACGGATGGAAAAATAGAATTCAATGATGAAAATCTTCTCAAAAAGACTGAAAAAGAAATGCGGAAAATACGAGGAAGTAAAATTGCCATCATTTTTCAAGACCCTTCATCTTCATTAAATCCTGTATACACTATTGAGACCCAACTCAGGGACGTTATAATGGCTCACCAAACCGTATCTAAGACAGAGGTTAGAAAAAAGGCAATCGAAATTCTAGAAGTAGTCGGCCTTCCTGACGCGGAGACTAGAATGCGTGAATATCCTCACCAGTTCAGTGGTGGCATGAAACAGCGAGTAGCCATCGCTAGGGCTCTAGCCTGTGAGCCAACACTCTTGTTCGCTGATGAGCCTACGACAAACCTAGATGTCACGATTCAAGCGCAGGTACTAAATCTTTTGAATGACCTGAAAAAAAAGTTTGGAATGTCACTTGTGATGATAACGCATGATATGGGCGTCATAGCCGAAATGACAACTAGGATCGTGGTCCTATATGCTGGCCGCGTATGTGAAATCGCCAAAACTTATGACCTTTTTGAACGTCCTAGACACCCGTATACAGAGGCCTTACTTGCCGCTGTCCCCAGGCTGGATATGAGAAAAACTCTGCGAGTTATTCCCGGCAACATCCCTAATCTCATTGAACCTCCTTCAGGCTGTCGTTTCCATCCACGTTGCAAATATGCCAAACAGACTTGCAAAGAAGATATTCCTGTCTTGGAGGAGATAGAATCAGGGCATTTTGTTTCCTGCCATGAATGGCAAAATATCACGTTGAAGGGGGAAAGAAGTCACTGACTGATAGTGATCTTATCGAAGTTAAGAACTTGGTCAAGTATTTCCCAGTGTATTCTAGAGGCGTCTTGCTTAAGAAACAAGTTGGTATTGTGCACGCCGTGGACAATGTTAGTTTTAATATCAAAAGGAAAGAAACTTTTGGTCTAGTTGGAGAAAGCGGATGTGGAAAAACCACGGTTGCCAGGCTAATATTGAACCTAATAAACCCCACATCTGGAGAAGTTTTTTTTGAAGGAGAAAACGTTTTCGAGAAATTTCAATCTGCTAGCAAGAAAGAAAAATTGAAATTAAGGAGGAAAATGCAGCTAATTTTCCAAAATCCCTATGGCTCATTGGATCCGCGAATGACGGTTTTCGACATTATCTCTGAACCATTTATCATCCATAAACACGTGCCTAAGAGCCAGTGGAAAGAGAAAGTTTACGGGCTTCTTGAGCTCGTGGGACTAGAGGAATATCATGCGGAGAGGTACCCTCATGAGTTCAGTGGAGGGCAAAGACAAAGAATATGCATGGCTCGGGCATTAGCCGTTGAACCTGAATTCTTGATTGCTGATGAACCTGTTTCTTCGTTGGACGTATCCATCAGAGCTCAGATCCTCAATTTACTGGGAGAACTTCAGGAAAGAATAGGACTTGCCTATCTGTACATATCGCACGATTTGAGTTCTGTTAGGCAGATCAGCCATAAGGTTGCAGTCATGTACTTAGGCGAAATAGTTGAACTTGCAGACACCGATGAACTTTTCAAAAAACCTCTCCATCCCTACACTGAAGCCTTAATTCAAGCTGTTCCAATCCCCGACCCAAAAGCAAGAGCTATGAAAATTGTCCTGCCCGGAGAGGTGCCAAGTCCAATCAACCCTCCTTCGGGATGCCGCTTCCATCCAAGATGTCCAAAGGCACAAAAAATCTGCAGTGAAAAAGAACCAGTATTCGAAGAGTTAAAGAGCGGTCATTTTGTAGCTTGCTATTTTCCGCACATGGATTAACACTTGTCATAGAGATTCTAGCAAAACTCCAAAGGATTGAGACAAGGAATCTTTGAACACACAAAAACCATAAATTAGTCTATTTATAATGAAGCTTCATTCAAGATAACGGGCTGAACTATGTATTACCATTCCAGCGTGTTCAAGGATGAAAGCAAACTAGACATCAACTACGTACCACCTCGCCTTCCCCACAGAAAATTCCAACTCAACCTCTTAAACCAATTCTTCCGCTTCGCCATCGAAAACCCCGGAAAAATGACCCAACGCGTACTAATCACCGGAAATGTTGGAACAGGAAAAACAGTTCTTTCCCAGCACTTCGGACTAGACATGGCAAGAGCGGCAAAAAAGAGGGGAATAAACCTCAACTACATTCACGTCAACTGTCGCGAATGCAAGGGAAGCCTATTCATGATTCTTCAACGAGCCATCTTAAATTTTCATCCGCACTTCCCTAAACGCGGCTATTCGGCGGAAGAACTTCTACAAACACTTATGCAGATTCTTGATGAACAGAACGCCTACCTCATCTTGGTGATTGACGAGCTAGAAGCACTCATCCAAATCGGAGGATCAGACCCTCTTTACAAACTCACCCGCATTCAAGAAGACCGCCTTAAAACTCCCCAAAGATTCTCCCTCATCTGCATCCTCCGCGAACCCGAATACCTAGACAGACTCGACCACAGCACAAGAAGCACTCTTCAACGTAACATCATCCACCTAGAAGAATACTCAACATTTCAGCTTCAAGACATACTGAAAGACCGAGTGGGCCTCGGCTTTAAATACGGAACAGTCTCCACACCAACTCTACACTTCATCGCCGAATTAGCTTCTTCAGAAGGCGGCGACGCACGATACGGAATTGAACTTCTATGGCGAGCTGGCAAATACGCCGATGCGTCTGGATTGTCAGAAGTTTCACCTGAGTGCGTTCGAAAAGCGGCTGTAGATGTCTACCCAGTTATACGAAAGAGCGTCATCTTTTCTCTTAGTCTTCATGAAAAATTGTTTCTCCTCGGTATCACAAGATACTTCAAACATTCCGAAGCTGCCTACCTGTCTATGGGAGCGGCTGAAGACGCTTACGAGGTTGTTTGCGAAGAGTATGATGAAAAGAAGCGGGGTCACACTCAACTTTGGAAATACGTGAAAAAGCTTTCTGCATTGGGCATAATCAGAACAGAGCTTTCCAGCGTTGGACAACGAGGGAAAACTACGTATATCAGTTTGCCGGGGGTTCCAGCCTCAGACTTAGAACAAGAGTTGACCAAAATTCTCTCCACAGAGAAAAGACGGAGTAATCCGCATGCCAATTGAAGACATATTCTCCTCGAAAGGACGAGTAAGAATCCTTAGAATTCTAGTTGAAATCGAAGAACTAAACATTTCAGAAATCGCTCGACGCGCCGGGCTCAACTATACCACAACAAATCAGCATCTGCAAGCTCTCGAAAATGCTGGGCTCGTTCGACACAAAAGATTTGGGAGAATTCGCATTTTCCGCTTCAACGAAGAAGATTCTCGAGCAAAACTCATCAAGAAACTCATAGAAAACTGGGAAACAAACAAATAAACCTCAATAATCCATGAAATAACTCAGTGAGTAAAATGATTGGTGATTATTCATATGT
It encodes the following:
- a CDS encoding ABC transporter permease; the encoded protein is MSSGKSITRRFSSLLGSAMFRYIVRRLLYMIPVFLGISIISFFVMYAAGDPLNIIRLGRPNITQETIDALKVYYGLDKPIPIQYLTWLTNLLQFNFGKSLYGGRPVNFLIGSWVWETVKLQLISILLAFAISIPIGINSAKKQYSKQDIAVTSISLFGVSMPTFWLGLILIIIFSFQLGWLPSAGAYGAPYLWWDNPILDEIAHLILPVTVLVYVMLAQNIRLIRANMLEILRSDYILAARASGLSERKVVYKYALRNAIGPVITYLGISLGAIIAGAPMTEYVFNWPGLGRRYVDAAMRLDFPLVMGINMIITVMTLIATLIIDICYVYINPRIRIR
- a CDS encoding ABC transporter permease; translated protein: MLCLHKPENKNQVDKEMASNKIGQKKKGKSKRRGASQWAVAWRRFKRNKAGIFGLVIVMAVFFVGIFGSFFAPYPARPDPHAYDPFYDIDPITGIGDVRKPPSWMDPEEPNSWKYLFGTTPIGTDVFSDIIHGTKYTVYVGVLVTVITMALSIAVGAIAGFYGRWVDNILMRISEVFLVFPSLLLILVFVRIFTVSVGEPFLNIPIINIQIPTGLTIVIVILGLFNWASNARMIRGEFLRVRELEFIEAERALGAGNIRIIFRHILPNLMSSIIVVSSLTIAYAILLEAAVSFLGFGDANTITWGQILQENFSEMRIVWWAEVFPGIAILLTVFGFNLLGDGLSDAMNPRLRD
- a CDS encoding ABC transporter ATP-binding protein produces the protein MAETLLNIEGLKTHFFTEAGIVKAVDGISFNLKKGESLGLVGESGSGKTVTALSVLRIVPKPGKITDGKIEFNDENLLKKTEKEMRKIRGSKIAIIFQDPSSSLNPVYTIETQLRDVIMAHQTVSKTEVRKKAIEILEVVGLPDAETRMREYPHQFSGGMKQRVAIARALACEPTLLFADEPTTNLDVTIQAQVLNLLNDLKKKFGMSLVMITHDMGVIAEMTTRIVVLYAGRVCEIAKTYDLFERPRHPYTEALLAAVPRLDMRKTLRVIPGNIPNLIEPPSGCRFHPRCKYAKQTCKEDIPVLEEIESGHFVSCHEWQNITLKGERSH
- a CDS encoding ABC transporter ATP-binding protein, with the protein product MAKYHVEGGKKSLTDSDLIEVKNLVKYFPVYSRGVLLKKQVGIVHAVDNVSFNIKRKETFGLVGESGCGKTTVARLILNLINPTSGEVFFEGENVFEKFQSASKKEKLKLRRKMQLIFQNPYGSLDPRMTVFDIISEPFIIHKHVPKSQWKEKVYGLLELVGLEEYHAERYPHEFSGGQRQRICMARALAVEPEFLIADEPVSSLDVSIRAQILNLLGELQERIGLAYLYISHDLSSVRQISHKVAVMYLGEIVELADTDELFKKPLHPYTEALIQAVPIPDPKARAMKIVLPGEVPSPINPPSGCRFHPRCPKAQKICSEKEPVFEELKSGHFVACYFPHMD
- a CDS encoding ORC1-type DNA replication protein; translated protein: MYYHSSVFKDESKLDINYVPPRLPHRKFQLNLLNQFFRFAIENPGKMTQRVLITGNVGTGKTVLSQHFGLDMARAAKKRGINLNYIHVNCRECKGSLFMILQRAILNFHPHFPKRGYSAEELLQTLMQILDEQNAYLILVIDELEALIQIGGSDPLYKLTRIQEDRLKTPQRFSLICILREPEYLDRLDHSTRSTLQRNIIHLEEYSTFQLQDILKDRVGLGFKYGTVSTPTLHFIAELASSEGGDARYGIELLWRAGKYADASGLSEVSPECVRKAAVDVYPVIRKSVIFSLSLHEKLFLLGITRYFKHSEAAYLSMGAAEDAYEVVCEEYDEKKRGHTQLWKYVKKLSALGIIRTELSSVGQRGKTTYISLPGVPASDLEQELTKILSTEKRRSNPHAN
- a CDS encoding ArsR family transcriptional regulator, with amino-acid sequence MPIEDIFSSKGRVRILRILVEIEELNISEIARRAGLNYTTTNQHLQALENAGLVRHKRFGRIRIFRFNEEDSRAKLIKKLIENWETNK